One genomic region from Flavobacterium lindanitolerans encodes:
- a CDS encoding ligand-binding sensor domain-containing protein translates to MPFSKPLYLLFAVFFSISTLFSQQENREYDIIWHSADDNSLPQNSVKSIIQDKYGFLWLSTENGLVRYDGSKFKVFNIENLKGLGTNRISYFRGTVSTDSIYALSDFTDLILIKNNRPSIIPKHKIPESFRLTNHLHKGKRVYAHKIYKTDNSYFSLENGKLAAYTKNNQKLWEIEYEYDPDNTEFFLVNNALYSHKNGKFVRFENGKAYLATIEGLPTTGFTVFPNTVAQQTFITFNNTVYLLEKNQDKLILKVLLKDFNISKNNIISYYYDVPNDILYLGSSTDGLLIVKKKKFNSIIGNNKNGVYYAQIPHGNDSFLSTTGEIFSSSGVQKQRFFTKENDNYILLKDRNGGLWTKQDNRIYRLNKSTNFTTFDTWFFEDRVILLFETLKGEILAGTATNGAPAGKLFRLEDTGLSKPSFKLYMVVPFHPTYMLQIEDNILWTGSHLGFHKIYFREKKVENIKKISNTYVRSIYIENPNEIWVTTYEKGFFLYNPYTKKTTHFPIDKNRYLLSSHCIIEDQNGYLWISTNKGLFQASKKNLLNYSKGKTDNVYYQYYDKSDGFYTNEFNGGCQPCGLKLGNNALSFPSMRGNILFFPEKIKLLLPDNEIYFQEAEVDNRTQEISNDTLLLKNNFGRVRLFINSPYYGNPNNLNIEIRLQGPISQKWTSLKGDEISYTSLPHGTYYLTARKLTGFDSNYKYKTLTIIIPPAFYQTIWFNILMVLCGLTLIFYTIKMRIRYIRRKNVLLEKKIAEQTFQLRNTISTLRNTKEKLSEEIINHKKLIRTITHDIKSPLRFLALTGKHAYQNSNNIKVVEEDLKSIYTSSFQLYHFVDNLLEYTKVSKQENSSEPYSLYTLAEEKTTIFLNIASSQKTEIINKIDTTLVLSTNKLLLSIIIHNLLDNAIKNTFNGRIVLTSGKRDENIFIRIKDTGKGMSPELVDFYNTSKNSKTQEGVRKIGMGLPMVAELLIILNGSMHIESTVQLGTEITIWLQEEKSS, encoded by the coding sequence ATGCCATTTTCTAAACCACTATACCTGTTGTTTGCTGTGTTTTTCAGCATCTCTACCCTTTTTTCACAACAAGAAAACCGGGAGTATGACATCATATGGCATTCTGCAGATGATAACAGCCTTCCACAAAACAGTGTCAAGTCAATCATTCAGGACAAATACGGTTTTTTATGGCTTTCAACAGAAAACGGATTGGTGCGCTATGACGGCAGTAAGTTCAAAGTTTTCAATATTGAAAATCTAAAAGGACTGGGAACGAACAGGATAAGCTATTTCAGAGGGACAGTTTCTACCGACAGTATTTATGCGTTGAGCGACTTTACAGATCTGATACTTATAAAAAACAACAGACCTTCAATCATCCCAAAACATAAAATCCCCGAATCTTTTCGCCTGACCAACCATCTTCACAAAGGCAAAAGAGTTTATGCTCATAAGATTTACAAAACAGACAATAGCTATTTCAGCCTGGAAAACGGGAAACTGGCAGCCTACACCAAAAACAATCAGAAACTTTGGGAAATAGAGTATGAGTATGACCCGGACAATACGGAATTCTTCTTAGTCAACAACGCTCTTTATTCTCATAAAAACGGAAAGTTTGTACGGTTCGAAAACGGGAAAGCCTACCTCGCCACTATTGAAGGATTACCAACTACGGGATTTACAGTATTTCCAAATACGGTGGCACAACAAACCTTCATTACTTTTAACAATACGGTATATCTGCTGGAAAAGAACCAGGATAAATTAATCCTGAAAGTCCTGCTAAAGGATTTTAATATTTCTAAAAACAATATTATTTCGTATTACTATGATGTCCCGAATGACATCTTGTATTTGGGAAGCAGTACCGACGGACTGCTGATTGTCAAGAAAAAGAAATTCAACAGCATTATTGGCAATAATAAAAACGGAGTATATTATGCCCAGATTCCTCATGGAAATGATAGTTTTCTCTCTACAACCGGAGAAATATTCAGCTCTTCCGGCGTGCAGAAACAACGTTTCTTCACCAAGGAGAATGACAATTACATCCTCCTCAAAGACCGTAACGGCGGCCTCTGGACCAAACAGGACAACAGAATTTACCGACTTAATAAAAGTACCAACTTTACGACTTTCGACACCTGGTTTTTTGAAGACCGGGTCATTCTGCTTTTTGAAACACTAAAAGGAGAAATTCTGGCCGGAACAGCTACGAATGGTGCTCCCGCCGGAAAGCTTTTCAGACTGGAAGATACCGGACTATCAAAACCGAGTTTTAAACTTTATATGGTGGTTCCTTTTCATCCTACTTATATGCTTCAAATTGAAGATAACATCTTGTGGACAGGTTCGCATTTGGGCTTCCATAAAATTTATTTCCGGGAAAAAAAGGTTGAAAATATCAAGAAAATCTCCAATACTTATGTAAGGAGCATCTATATTGAAAACCCAAACGAAATATGGGTAACTACCTATGAAAAAGGTTTTTTTCTTTACAATCCGTACACCAAAAAAACAACCCATTTTCCTATTGACAAAAACAGGTATCTGCTTTCATCTCATTGCATTATTGAAGACCAGAATGGTTATTTATGGATTTCCACAAACAAAGGGCTTTTTCAGGCTTCAAAGAAAAACCTGTTAAATTATTCTAAGGGAAAAACAGATAATGTTTACTATCAGTATTATGACAAATCAGACGGATTTTACACCAATGAATTCAACGGAGGCTGCCAGCCTTGCGGTCTGAAATTAGGAAACAATGCCCTTTCATTTCCATCAATGAGGGGCAACATATTATTCTTTCCTGAAAAAATAAAACTGCTTCTCCCCGATAATGAAATCTATTTTCAGGAAGCCGAAGTTGACAACCGGACACAGGAAATCAGCAATGACACCTTGCTTTTGAAAAATAATTTTGGAAGGGTAAGGCTATTTATCAACAGTCCGTATTACGGAAACCCAAATAACCTGAATATTGAAATCCGCTTACAGGGACCTATTTCTCAAAAATGGACTTCTTTGAAAGGCGATGAGATTTCTTATACTTCACTCCCACACGGAACTTATTATCTTACAGCTCGAAAACTCACCGGTTTTGACTCTAATTATAAATACAAAACGCTCACCATAATTATCCCGCCGGCTTTCTACCAAACTATCTGGTTCAATATCCTGATGGTTTTATGCGGTTTGACGCTTATTTTTTATACCATTAAAATGAGAATCCGCTACATCAGGAGAAAAAATGTTCTTTTGGAAAAAAAGATTGCGGAACAGACTTTCCAATTACGCAATACCATCAGTACGTTAAGAAACACTAAAGAAAAACTAAGTGAGGAAATTATCAACCATAAGAAATTAATCCGGACGATTACGCACGACATCAAGAGTCCGCTCCGCTTTTTGGCATTAACCGGCAAGCATGCCTATCAGAACAGTAACAATATAAAAGTAGTTGAAGAAGATTTAAAGTCTATTTATACTTCTTCTTTCCAGCTTTATCATTTTGTTGACAATCTTTTGGAATACACCAAAGTGAGCAAACAGGAAAACTCTTCCGAACCTTACAGTCTTTATACTCTTGCGGAAGAAAAAACAACCATCTTTTTAAATATAGCTTCTTCTCAAAAAACAGAGATAATCAATAAAATTGACACTACTCTCGTACTATCAACCAACAAACTGCTGTTGTCAATTATTATCCATAACCTGCTCGACAATGCCATTAAAAATACCTTTAACGGCAGGATTGTGCTTACTTCCGGTAAAAGAGATGAAAATATTTTTATCCGGATAAAAGATACGGGAAAAGGGATGTCGCCCGAACTTGTAGATTTTTACAATACCTCTAAAAACAGCAAAACACAGGAAGGTGTCCGAAAAATAGGTATGGGATTACCAATGGTGGCCGAGCTCTTAATTATCTTAAACGGCAGTATGCATATTGAAAGTACAGTCCAACTAGGAACTGAAATAACCATCTGGCTGCAGGAAGAAAAAAGCAGCTAG
- a CDS encoding response regulator: MATELKKILLADDHSVVRHGISLILKESFNGITVEHAESFTSVLNLLKTSVPDLLFLDINLPGGNSTKMIEKIRLSYPDLKVLMFSAYDEEQYALRYIHAGANGFLNKHSSESEIINAVQSVMETGKYISATVKEKILENVLHKTPINPLESLSDREIEVAGLLARGEGNLEIANQLNIQMTTVSTYKNRIFEKLRINNVVSLVEILKIYEN, encoded by the coding sequence ATGGCAACAGAGTTGAAAAAAATACTACTGGCTGACGACCACAGTGTAGTCCGTCACGGAATTTCATTGATTTTGAAAGAATCATTCAATGGAATTACGGTTGAGCACGCCGAAAGTTTTACGTCTGTATTGAACCTGCTAAAAACCAGTGTTCCCGATTTATTATTTTTAGATATCAATCTTCCGGGAGGCAACAGTACCAAAATGATTGAAAAAATCAGGCTGTCCTATCCGGACCTGAAAGTTTTGATGTTTTCTGCCTATGATGAAGAGCAATATGCCCTTCGGTATATCCATGCCGGTGCCAATGGTTTCCTGAACAAACACAGTTCCGAAAGCGAGATTATCAATGCAGTACAATCGGTTATGGAAACCGGAAAATACATCAGCGCCACTGTCAAAGAGAAAATTCTGGAAAATGTATTGCATAAAACTCCTATCAATCCGTTGGAAAGCCTTTCTGACCGTGAAATTGAAGTAGCCGGACTTTTGGCCAGGGGAGAAGGCAATCTGGAAATAGCCAACCAGTTGAATATTCAAATGACTACAGTTAGTACTTACAAAAACAGGATTTTTGAAAAGTTAAGAATTAACAATGTAGTCAGTCTGGTAGAAATCCTTAAGATTTACGAAAACTAG
- a CDS encoding cation diffusion facilitator family transporter, with protein sequence MNTHTETAIKTTYFSILGNTALAFIKGAAGYFGNSYALIADAIESTTDIFSSALVLFGLKYSSRPADENHPYGHGRAEPLITFLVVGFLITSATIIAYESILNIGTPHALPKPYTLIVLGAIIIWKEISFRLVMKKSKETNSSSLKADAWHHRSDAITSVAAFIGISIALFFGKGYESADDWAALLASGFILYNSYLIFRPALGEIMDEHLYDDLVEEIRKVSLTSAGIIGTEKCYVRKAGMKYHVDLHAIVDANITVKEGHDLAHQLIDTLHREIPQLGHILIHIEPNS encoded by the coding sequence ATGAACACACACACTGAAACGGCAATTAAAACCACTTATTTCAGCATCTTAGGAAATACTGCATTGGCTTTTATAAAAGGAGCAGCAGGATATTTTGGTAATTCGTATGCATTAATTGCCGATGCTATTGAATCTACTACAGACATTTTTTCATCGGCCTTGGTTTTATTCGGATTAAAATATTCCAGCCGTCCGGCCGATGAGAACCACCCTTACGGACATGGAAGGGCGGAACCGCTGATTACGTTTCTTGTTGTGGGGTTCCTCATAACTTCTGCTACTATCATAGCTTATGAAAGCATACTGAATATCGGGACACCGCATGCACTTCCAAAACCTTACACCCTGATTGTCCTTGGAGCTATTATTATATGGAAAGAAATTTCCTTTCGCCTTGTCATGAAAAAAAGCAAGGAAACCAACAGCTCATCCCTAAAAGCAGATGCCTGGCATCACAGGAGCGATGCCATTACTTCTGTAGCTGCCTTTATCGGTATTTCAATTGCTTTATTTTTTGGAAAGGGTTATGAATCTGCTGATGACTGGGCTGCTCTTCTGGCTTCAGGATTCATACTTTACAACAGCTACCTGATTTTCAGACCCGCTCTCGGTGAAATTATGGATGAACACCTGTATGATGACCTGGTAGAAGAAATCAGAAAAGTTTCTTTGACATCAGCAGGAATTATCGGAACTGAAAAATGCTATGTCCGAAAAGCAGGAATGAAATACCATGTTGACCTTCATGCCATTGTTGATGCTAATATAACGGTTAAGGAAGGCCACGATCTGGCACATCAGTTAATTGATACCTTACACAGGGAAATTCCTCAATTAGGGCACATCCTGATTCATATCGAACCTAACAGTTAA